A stretch of the Amycolatopsis sp. BJA-103 genome encodes the following:
- a CDS encoding sensor histidine kinase, translated as MPVGELLGRTPRPSRWATGWRALVRWRDWSLPVKLSAVTLVPILIALALGIATIAGQVGRSDGYQRLDRLVALSGQIRALTDGLGRERTQSAAGLTAGTVGGTLELGSARADVDTAIPLYVAAASRAVENEPSLRQARDAAAAQLERLAEIRQRASAGQLDPVQAIGEYTDVTTALLALDTALTAGASEDVLGGTPAAVHDLAVMKEQLSLSQALVSFGIARSGLAPSELAQLRTAELRLADRFTDFRAAASEQQRQEFGTAVTDDAMETRDRLAKTALGDQGAPTSQAFRTLSAQGWNDASNAVITKTGEVANKFGAQASSVTAELVDDASSGAGLLAVLLFGAMVLAVAVVFLITRQLLRSLKMLRASALDVAEKQLPDAVRNIQEGRSQGTDVHPVPVGGDDEIGEVARAFDKVHHQALRLATEQASMRTGYSNVFVNLSRRSQSLVQRQLQLIERLERDEEDADQLATLFQLDHLATRMRRNNENLMVLSGAEPGRRSGQPVSATDVVRAAVSEIEQYQRVTVQNPPPVRLVGYAANDLMRLIAELLDNATAFSAPETQVTIATRLVEDGSFGIDILDKGIGMNEAEVAEANARLTEAPNVDLATSRRMGLFVVGRLASRHRIAVSLHGGKDIVGVRATVSVPADLVMAPPGDPGPATGPITQRLAPVPPQQPGGLPRRQRPANGSRPGMPSVPSQGGERWPSANDLAGHTKSGVNGHTHTQDPRPPSDVEISGTALFSPIPKDQTATPPAPQPAPEPVAKEAEQPAEPAEPAEPAEPTSASLEGELPSGKELFEAKNSTTLSEWWNQAATPPPAVAPLPTASETTPIFDEMLSAWFRSPAPAPEKPAAEPAAKKEKPGKKEPEEQKAAEPAAEAGPTAEQEARNWDFASDKAFRTVQEVSQTAPSTFTQAGLPRRRKGEQLLPGSATSSVPPAEPATGTELPVRDPVNVRGRLSSFQQGVKRGRKEAADKAAPATTQLPATQPEVTPEPPAAPGPAKAAPETAARPATSPAALPSRKPEKKPQAAAPEPEPVSAVEKTDAWNFGSDEGWKAAQAVSQSVPSKMTSAGLPRRRRGEQLLPGSAGPPAGAVTPRPQRDAHDVRGRLSSFQQGIQRGRHHTAQATEGNHETLEGE; from the coding sequence GTGCCTGTCGGGGAGCTGCTGGGACGCACTCCCCGGCCATCGCGGTGGGCCACCGGCTGGCGCGCACTCGTGCGCTGGCGGGACTGGAGCCTGCCGGTGAAGCTGTCGGCCGTGACGCTGGTGCCGATCCTCATCGCGCTCGCGCTGGGCATCGCCACCATCGCGGGCCAGGTCGGCCGTTCCGACGGCTACCAGCGTCTCGACCGTCTCGTCGCGTTGAGCGGGCAGATCCGCGCCCTCACCGACGGACTCGGCCGCGAGCGCACCCAGTCCGCCGCGGGGCTGACCGCGGGCACCGTCGGCGGGACCCTCGAGCTCGGCTCCGCCCGCGCCGACGTCGACACCGCCATTCCTCTTTACGTGGCCGCCGCGTCCAGGGCCGTCGAGAACGAGCCGTCCCTCCGCCAGGCGCGGGACGCCGCCGCGGCCCAGCTGGAGAGGCTGGCCGAAATCCGTCAGCGGGCCTCCGCCGGACAGCTCGATCCCGTGCAGGCCATCGGCGAGTACACCGACGTCACCACCGCGCTGCTCGCCCTCGACACCGCCTTGACCGCGGGCGCCAGCGAAGACGTCCTCGGCGGCACCCCCGCCGCGGTGCACGACCTCGCCGTGATGAAGGAACAGCTGTCGCTGAGCCAGGCGCTGGTCTCCTTCGGCATCGCCCGGTCGGGTCTCGCGCCGAGTGAACTCGCCCAGCTGCGCACCGCCGAACTGCGGCTGGCCGACCGCTTCACCGACTTCCGGGCCGCCGCTTCGGAACAGCAGCGCCAGGAGTTCGGCACCGCCGTCACCGACGACGCGATGGAGACCCGGGACAGGCTCGCGAAGACCGCCCTCGGCGATCAGGGCGCCCCTACCTCCCAGGCCTTCCGCACGCTGTCCGCGCAGGGCTGGAACGACGCTTCGAACGCGGTGATCACCAAGACCGGTGAGGTCGCGAACAAGTTCGGCGCCCAGGCGAGTTCGGTGACGGCCGAACTGGTCGACGACGCCAGCAGCGGCGCGGGCCTGCTCGCGGTCCTGCTGTTCGGCGCGATGGTGCTCGCCGTCGCCGTCGTCTTCCTCATCACCCGTCAGCTGTTGCGCTCGCTGAAGATGCTGCGCGCCAGCGCCCTCGACGTCGCCGAGAAACAGCTGCCCGACGCGGTCCGCAACATCCAGGAGGGCCGCTCGCAGGGCACCGACGTGCACCCGGTGCCGGTCGGCGGCGACGACGAGATCGGCGAGGTCGCCAGGGCCTTCGACAAGGTGCACCACCAGGCGCTGCGCCTGGCCACCGAGCAGGCCTCGATGCGCACCGGGTACAGCAACGTGTTCGTCAACCTCTCCCGCCGCAGCCAGAGCCTCGTGCAGCGGCAGCTGCAGCTGATCGAGCGGCTGGAGCGCGACGAAGAGGACGCGGACCAGCTGGCCACGCTGTTCCAGCTGGACCACCTCGCCACCCGCATGCGCCGCAACAACGAGAACCTGATGGTCCTCTCCGGCGCCGAGCCGGGCAGGCGGTCCGGGCAGCCGGTCTCCGCCACCGACGTGGTGCGCGCGGCGGTCTCCGAGATCGAGCAGTACCAGCGGGTCACCGTGCAGAACCCGCCGCCGGTCCGGCTGGTCGGGTACGCGGCCAACGACCTGATGCGCCTGATCGCCGAACTGCTGGACAACGCCACCGCGTTCTCCGCGCCGGAAACCCAGGTGACCATCGCGACCAGGCTCGTCGAAGACGGCTCGTTCGGCATCGACATCCTCGACAAGGGCATCGGGATGAACGAGGCCGAGGTCGCCGAGGCCAACGCCCGGCTCACCGAGGCCCCCAACGTCGACCTCGCCACCTCGCGCCGGATGGGCCTGTTCGTGGTCGGACGGCTGGCCAGCAGGCACCGCATCGCCGTCTCGCTCCACGGCGGCAAGGACATCGTGGGCGTGCGCGCCACCGTGTCGGTCCCGGCGGATCTCGTGATGGCCCCGCCCGGGGACCCCGGCCCCGCGACCGGCCCGATCACCCAGCGCCTCGCGCCGGTGCCGCCGCAGCAGCCGGGCGGCCTGCCCCGCCGCCAGCGTCCCGCGAACGGGTCACGGCCGGGAATGCCGAGCGTGCCCTCGCAGGGCGGCGAGCGGTGGCCGTCCGCGAACGATCTGGCCGGTCACACCAAGTCCGGGGTGAACGGGCACACCCACACCCAGGACCCGCGGCCGCCGTCGGATGTCGAGATCTCGGGAACGGCGCTGTTCAGCCCGATCCCCAAGGACCAGACGGCGACCCCGCCCGCGCCGCAGCCCGCTCCCGAGCCGGTCGCGAAGGAGGCGGAGCAGCCGGCCGAGCCGGCCGAGCCCGCCGAGCCCGCTGAGCCCACATCGGCGTCGCTCGAAGGCGAACTGCCCAGCGGCAAGGAACTGTTCGAGGCCAAGAACAGCACCACACTGAGCGAGTGGTGGAACCAGGCGGCCACGCCGCCCCCGGCCGTCGCCCCGCTGCCCACCGCGTCGGAGACGACGCCGATCTTCGACGAGATGCTCTCGGCGTGGTTCCGTTCGCCCGCCCCCGCTCCGGAAAAGCCCGCGGCCGAACCCGCGGCCAAGAAGGAGAAGCCGGGGAAGAAGGAGCCCGAAGAGCAGAAGGCGGCCGAGCCCGCCGCCGAAGCCGGTCCGACCGCCGAGCAGGAGGCCCGCAACTGGGACTTCGCCAGCGACAAGGCGTTCCGCACGGTCCAGGAGGTCTCGCAGACCGCGCCGTCGACGTTCACCCAGGCCGGGCTGCCGCGCCGCCGCAAGGGCGAGCAGCTCCTTCCGGGCAGCGCGACGTCGTCGGTCCCGCCCGCCGAGCCCGCCACCGGTACGGAGCTGCCGGTCCGCGATCCGGTGAACGTGCGCGGCAGGCTGAGCAGCTTCCAGCAGGGTGTCAAACGAGGTCGCAAGGAGGCGGCGGACAAGGCCGCGCCCGCCACCACGCAGCTCCCCGCGACCCAGCCGGAAGTGACGCCGGAGCCGCCGGCGGCACCCGGGCCCGCGAAGGCGGCGCCGGAGACGGCCGCGCGTCCGGCGACCTCGCCCGCCGCGCTGCCGAGCCGCAAACCCGAGAAGAAACCGCAGGCAGCGGCGCCGGAACCGGAACCGGTCAGCGCCGTCGAGAAGACCGACGCGTGGAACTTCGGCTCCGACGAGGGCTGGAAAGCGGCCCAAGCGGTGTCCCAGTCCGTGCCCTCGAAGATGACTTCGGCAGGATTACCCCGGCGCCGTCGCGGGGAGCAACTGCTTCCGGGCAGCGCGGGACCGCCCGCCGGGGCGGTCACCCCCCGACCACAGCGAGACGCGCACGACGTGCGCGGTCGTCTGAGCAGTTTCCAGCAGGGCATCCAGCGCGGACGGCACCACACAGCCCAGGCGACCGAAGGCAACCACGAAACCCTGGAGGGTGAATGA
- a CDS encoding solute symporter family protein, which produces MSIPDNDPVLNIAVFALFVAITLYVVYRVSTRNSSTSDYYAAGSAFTGRQNGIALSGDFLSAASFLGIAGAIAIHGYDGFLYSIGFLVAWMVDLLLIAELLRNTGRFTMGDVLSFRMKQRPVRAAAATSTLVISFFYMLAQMAGAGGLVALLLDIHGGIGQALVIGVVGVVMVLYVLVGGMKGTTWVQIIKATILLLTGALITVFLFGKFGFSFSNLLSAAADRSPLGDELLEPGGSYGKSEVTKLDFVSLALALVLGAAALPHVLMRFYTVPNSREARRSVVWATACMSVFYLCTLVIGFGAAALVGPEAIKNAPGGENSAAPLLALNIGGTVLLGIVSAVAFATILAVVAGLTITASASFAHDVYANIFKRGNAEPAAEVRVARLTAVAVGALAIVGGILANGQNIAFLVALAFAVAASANLSTLLFSLFWKRFNTTGTLWGIYGGLIASLVLVFFSPVMSGAADSIIKSVDFHWFPLKNPGLVSIPFSFLCGIVGTFVGRSKADPVKHAEMEVRSLTGIGS; this is translated from the coding sequence ATGAGCATCCCCGACAACGACCCGGTCCTGAACATCGCGGTGTTCGCGCTGTTCGTCGCGATCACCCTGTACGTGGTGTACCGCGTCAGCACCCGCAACTCGTCCACTTCGGACTACTACGCGGCGGGCAGCGCCTTCACCGGGCGGCAGAACGGCATCGCGCTTTCGGGTGACTTCCTCTCGGCGGCGTCGTTCCTGGGTATCGCCGGGGCGATCGCGATCCACGGTTACGACGGCTTCCTGTACTCGATCGGGTTCCTCGTCGCCTGGATGGTCGACCTGCTGCTGATCGCGGAACTGCTGCGCAACACCGGCCGCTTCACCATGGGCGACGTGCTGAGCTTCCGGATGAAGCAGCGCCCGGTCCGCGCCGCGGCCGCGACGTCGACGCTGGTGATCTCCTTCTTCTACATGCTCGCGCAGATGGCGGGCGCCGGCGGGCTGGTGGCGTTGCTGCTGGACATCCACGGCGGCATCGGCCAGGCACTGGTGATCGGCGTCGTCGGCGTCGTCATGGTGCTGTACGTGCTGGTCGGCGGGATGAAGGGCACCACGTGGGTGCAGATCATCAAGGCGACCATCCTGCTGCTGACCGGTGCGCTGATCACCGTGTTCCTGTTCGGCAAGTTCGGTTTCAGCTTCTCGAACCTGCTCTCGGCCGCCGCCGACCGGAGCCCGCTCGGCGACGAACTGCTGGAGCCGGGCGGCTCGTACGGCAAGAGCGAGGTCACGAAACTCGACTTCGTCTCGCTGGCGCTCGCGCTGGTCCTTGGCGCCGCCGCGCTCCCGCACGTGCTGATGCGCTTCTACACGGTGCCGAACTCGCGCGAGGCGCGGCGCTCGGTGGTGTGGGCGACCGCGTGCATGTCCGTGTTCTACCTCTGCACGCTGGTCATCGGCTTCGGCGCCGCGGCGCTGGTCGGCCCGGAGGCGATCAAGAACGCGCCCGGCGGGGAGAACTCGGCGGCGCCGCTGCTCGCGCTGAACATCGGTGGCACCGTCCTGCTCGGCATCGTCTCGGCGGTGGCCTTCGCGACCATCCTCGCGGTCGTCGCCGGGCTGACGATCACCGCGTCGGCCTCCTTCGCCCACGACGTCTACGCCAACATCTTCAAACGCGGCAACGCGGAACCGGCCGCGGAGGTCCGGGTCGCCCGGCTGACCGCGGTCGCCGTCGGGGCGCTCGCGATCGTGGGCGGCATCCTGGCGAACGGGCAGAACATCGCGTTCCTGGTGGCGCTGGCGTTCGCGGTCGCCGCGTCGGCGAACCTCTCGACGCTGCTGTTCTCGCTGTTCTGGAAGCGGTTCAACACCACCGGAACGCTGTGGGGCATCTACGGCGGGCTGATCGCGAGCCTGGTGCTCGTGTTCTTCTCGCCGGTGATGTCCGGGGCGGCGGACTCGATCATCAAGAGCGTCGACTTCCACTGGTTCCCGCTGAAGAACCCGGGTCTGGTGTCGATCCCGTTCTCGTTCCTGTGCGGGATCGTGGGCACCTTCGTCGGCCGGTCGAAGGCCGACCCGGTCAAGCACGCCGAGATGGAGGTGCGGTCCCTCACCGGGATCGGCTCCTGA
- a CDS encoding GTP-binding protein: MTSAKIVVAGGFGAGKTTFVGSVSEIVPLTTEAMMTDASRGIDNLDQTPNKSTTTVAMDFGRVSLDADLILYLFGTPGQQRFWFMWDDLVRGAIGAVVLADTRRLADSFAPIDFFEDRGLPYIVGVNTFDGVLEHDINDVREALSIDPNIPIVRCDARERESTKQTLITLVEYAMRQWIALRASNSR; this comes from the coding sequence ATGACATCCGCGAAGATCGTCGTGGCGGGTGGCTTCGGTGCGGGCAAGACGACCTTCGTCGGTTCGGTGTCGGAGATCGTCCCGCTCACCACCGAGGCGATGATGACCGACGCCAGTCGGGGGATCGACAACCTCGACCAGACTCCCAACAAGTCGACCACCACGGTCGCGATGGACTTCGGCCGGGTCTCCCTCGACGCGGACCTGATCCTCTACCTGTTCGGCACGCCCGGGCAGCAGCGGTTCTGGTTCATGTGGGACGACCTCGTGCGCGGCGCGATCGGTGCCGTGGTGCTGGCCGACACGCGACGGCTGGCCGATTCGTTCGCGCCGATCGACTTCTTCGAGGACCGGGGCCTGCCCTACATCGTCGGGGTCAACACCTTCGACGGCGTCCTCGAGCACGACATCAACGACGTGCGTGAAGCGCTGTCGATCGACCCCAACATCCCGATCGTCCGGTGTGACGCGCGGGAGCGGGAGTCGACGAAGCAGACGCTGATCACGCTGGTCGAGTACGCGATGCGGCAGTGGATCGCGTTGCGCGCGAGCAACTCGAGGTGA
- a CDS encoding DUF742 domain-containing protein, which produces MSTGSGSFGEPPGTGEHQPPRAGAANAAGSRDDGTFADVLNGFTLDSGRGRRKRKKSKQSEDSRVGGAHAAGESAVPQPTDQGDRVTSLASPPNSGADAVGPRPGGLFDPGPPSGEFIMPAVFEQAHSPFEETAIVRPYALTGGRTKANYALELETLISTKDHVAAGSLPSVAVGQIECISIIEECRTPRSVAEIAATLRVPLGVARVLISDAADAGLVSVHKTITGNDGAEAHLVLMERVLSGLRRL; this is translated from the coding sequence ATGAGCACCGGGTCCGGATCCTTCGGCGAACCGCCGGGGACGGGTGAACACCAGCCACCGCGCGCGGGGGCTGCCAATGCTGCCGGTTCAAGGGACGACGGTACCTTCGCCGATGTCCTGAACGGCTTCACCCTGGATTCGGGCCGTGGTCGTCGGAAGCGCAAGAAGAGCAAGCAGTCCGAAGATTCCCGGGTGGGCGGAGCACACGCCGCCGGGGAATCGGCAGTCCCGCAGCCGACCGATCAAGGAGACCGCGTGACCTCACTTGCTTCTCCACCCAACAGCGGCGCTGACGCCGTTGGGCCGAGACCAGGTGGTCTGTTCGACCCGGGCCCGCCGAGTGGCGAGTTCATCATGCCCGCCGTGTTCGAGCAGGCGCACTCACCGTTCGAGGAGACGGCGATCGTCCGTCCCTATGCCCTCACCGGCGGCCGGACCAAGGCGAACTACGCTCTCGAGCTGGAGACCCTCATCTCCACCAAGGACCATGTCGCCGCGGGTAGCCTCCCCTCGGTGGCCGTGGGGCAGATCGAGTGCATTTCGATCATCGAGGAGTGCCGGACCCCGCGTTCGGTCGCCGAGATCGCGGCGACCCTGCGCGTACCGCTGGGTGTGGCACGCGTGCTGATCAGTGACGCGGCGGACGCGGGACTGGTCAGCGTGCACAAGACGATTACGGGCAATGACGGCGCCGAGGCACATCTGGTGTTGATGGAAAGGGTTTTGAGTGGACTCCGTCGGCTTTAA
- a CDS encoding roadblock/LC7 domain-containing protein yields the protein MTSPNPAQPQQNQFGWLVNDFAERVPGVAHAVVVSADGLLLTASSRLPLDRADQLAAVASGLVSLTQGAARCFEAGAVNETVVEMELGIMVLMSISDGSCLAILAAPNCDIGQVAYEMTMLVDRVGQILTPELRAQLQGAGGSLIGEPVG from the coding sequence ATGACCTCGCCGAACCCGGCCCAGCCCCAGCAGAACCAGTTCGGGTGGCTGGTGAACGATTTCGCCGAGCGGGTACCCGGAGTGGCGCATGCCGTGGTCGTGTCGGCGGACGGCCTCCTGCTCACCGCGTCGAGCCGTCTCCCGCTGGACCGGGCCGACCAGCTGGCCGCTGTCGCGTCCGGCCTGGTGAGCCTGACCCAGGGTGCCGCGAGGTGCTTCGAGGCGGGCGCTGTCAACGAGACCGTCGTCGAGATGGAGCTCGGCATCATGGTGCTGATGTCCATCAGCGACGGTTCCTGCCTGGCCATCCTCGCCGCCCCGAACTGCGACATCGGGCAGGTCGCCTACGAGATGACGATGCTCGTCGACCGCGTCGGCCAGATCCTCACGCCGGAACTTCGCGCACAATTGCAGGGCGCCGGTGGGTCGCTGATCGGCGAACCGGTGGGATGA
- a CDS encoding DUF485 domain-containing protein yields the protein MPDVARPFAASNALEDTGQMPALFVRERQQPAPPPPRSTGPDFDRIQHGKEFVALRKTFRRFVFPMSLLFFTWYMTFVLLAAYAHDFMSRKVWGEVNVGMLLGLGQFASTILITIGYLKFADKRLDPKVAQLRASVGAEEQ from the coding sequence ATGCCCGACGTCGCGCGCCCGTTCGCGGCGAGCAACGCCCTCGAGGACACCGGGCAGATGCCCGCGCTGTTCGTCCGCGAGCGCCAGCAGCCCGCTCCCCCGCCGCCGCGCAGCACCGGCCCCGACTTCGACCGGATCCAGCACGGCAAGGAGTTCGTCGCGCTGCGCAAGACCTTCCGGCGGTTCGTGTTCCCGATGAGCCTGCTGTTCTTCACCTGGTACATGACGTTCGTGCTGCTGGCGGCCTACGCGCACGACTTCATGAGCCGGAAGGTGTGGGGCGAAGTCAACGTCGGCATGCTGCTCGGGCTCGGCCAGTTCGCCAGCACGATCCTGATCACGATCGGCTACCTGAAGTTCGCCGACAAGCGGCTCGACCCCAAGGTCGCACAGCTTCGGGCCTCGGTCGGGGCGGAGGAACAATGA